Proteins found in one Aspergillus chevalieri M1 DNA, chromosome 2, nearly complete sequence genomic segment:
- the znfA gene encoding putative C2H2 finger domain protein (COG:S;~EggNog:ENOG410PH2E;~InterPro:IPR036236,IPR013087), translating into MGFPHLSPPAISIHDVNGGYDKPRVIDRFSQSLPTYPFSSSSPMPIPSKSMSNFSPPPPLPPPSRLADLEDGHDAGWVHANSQGSMSTRKLAPISPSSSLFSGYIHNRRPEATVHSDSMMLDDLEGRQGRVPVPRSPEAQIRIEPPPPMDDGFRNSVGPLPGPASILQGERDFSRRNMKDASDSYDQHLLSKIGKPLSPPQSINEGRMTSTLTIPPRTFGGLPSPGGSDGSMLDVKWQHSPISAGGISPGTKVGWNYLDCRSPSVESSAPSSGVEHDHAGYSYRRRGGRTTPDTLSLPSRSNRGSYDERAFSDVEGDYDDSLPPRLFQVREATPPYLDHMRSGTKRRASSPPREIIADHRGSLHVTTNNGDLSQRRTSGYPFGNNLSVSSTYTPSHGSHSAASSISYRTSGSYSSAGLSVGASSMTSVSPYDRPSPGGLSPGLSPNSDLDSLHDKSIMNPSSPGALPGPAMMRPATSDTLQPPSAAPPRKVSLQNTLTVPKLGGPKVSGLYICDCCPKKPKKFDNPDELRAHEMEKQYSCQFCNNRFKNKNEAERHQNSLHLRRHSWSCAALPNFQAAFHSSATTASSSSSSQSNNNSSSSSHDICGYCGEEFPNLPQPDWDRRFEHLTAVHKFGECNNAKKFFRADHFRQHLKHSHAGTSGKWTNILENACMKEEAPPEKNNASEDGKAGNSGSKTSPSSGC; encoded by the exons ATGGGATTCCCGCACTTGTCGCCACCCGCCATCAGTATCCACGACGTGAACGGTGGCTATGACAAACCACGTGTGATCGACCGATTCAGCCAGAGCTTGCCAACCTAccctttttcctcttcaagTCCTATGCCGATTCCGTCCAAATCAATGTCCAActtttctcctcctccacctttGCCTCCGCCGTCGCGTCTCGCGGATTTGGAGGACGGCCACGATGCCGGCTGGGTGCATGCCAATTCGCAGGGTTCCATGTCGACAAGAAAGCTTGCCCCTATCAGCCCCAGCTCCAGCCTATTTAGTGGTTATATCCACAATCGACGACCAGAGGCAACTGTGCACAGTGACTCCATGATGTTGGATGATTTAGAGGGGCGCCAAGGTCGTGTGCCTGTTCCCAGAAGTCCCGAAGCTCAGATCAGAATTgagccaccaccaccgatgGACGATGGATTTCGCAACTCCGTGGGCCCCCTCCCTGGGCCTGCGTCTAT TCTGCAAGGTGAACGCGACTTTTCTCGAAGGAACATGAAAGATGCGTCAGATAGTTATGACCAACATCTTTTGTCCAAAATTGGGAAACCGCTCTCGCCACCCCAATCCATCAACGAGGGTCGAATGACCTCGACATTGACTATTCCGCCTCGCACTTTTGGCGGTTTACCCTCTCCTGGAGGCTCAGACGGTTCCATGCTCGATGTGAAATGGCAGCACAGCCCCATCTCCGCAGGAGGAATTTCGCCAGGTACCAAGGTCGGTTGGAACTATCTCGATTGCCGGAGTCCGAGTGTGGAAAGCAGTGCGCCTTCGTCAGGTGTGGAACACGATCATGCCGGCTATTCTTACCGACGCCGTGGTGGCAGAACGACACCGGATACCCTAAGCCTTCCCAGTCGATCCAACCGGGGAAGTTACGACGAAAGAGCGTTTTCGGATGTGGAGGGTGACTATGACGATTCGTTACCACCGCGACTGTTTCAGGTTCGGGAAGCTACGCCACCGTATTTGGACCACATGAGATCCGGCACGAAACGACGAGCATCCAGTCCGCCGCGGGAGATTATTGCTGATCATCGAGGTTCGCTTCATGTGACTACTAACAATGGTGACCTTTCTCAACGTCGAACGAGTGGATATCCGTTTGGGAACAATCTGTCGGTTAGCAGCACCTACACTCCAAGCCACGGCAGTCATTCAGCGGCATCTTCAATAAGTTACCGCACTTCCGGATCATATTCGTCAGCAGGGCTTTCTGTGGGTGCTAGCAGTATGACCAGCGTTTCTCCATACGACCGTCCCTCTCCCGGTGGACTATCGCCTGGACTCTCGCCCAACTCCGATTTAGATTCGTTGCACGACAAGTCGATCATGAACCCCAGCTCTCCTGGTGCTCTTCCCGGGCCGGCCATGATGCGCCCTGCGACTTCAGATACGCTGCAGCCACCCAGCGCCGCCCCACCAAGGAAGGTATCATTGCAAAACACGTTGACCGTGCCCAAGCTTGGTGGTCCCAAGGTGAGTGGACTGTACATCTGCGACTGCTGTCCAAAAAAGCCGAAGAAGTTCGACAACCCAGACGAACTTCGGGCCCACGAGATGGAGAAGCAGTACTCATGTCAATTCTGCAACAACCGGTtcaagaacaagaacgaAGCAGAACGACATCAAAACTCGCTCCACCTCCGTCGTCATTCATGGTCCTGCGCTGCGCTCCCGAACTTCCAGGCCGCTTTTCATTCTTCTGCGACAACGGcgtcttcatcgtcctccTCGCAATCCAACAATAACAGTTCTTCATCATCCCACGATATCTGCGGCTACTGTGGTGAAGAATTCCCTAACTTGCCACAGCCTGATTGGGATCGTCGCTTTGAGCACTTGACTGCAGTGCACAAGTTTGGCGAGTGCAACAACGCAAAGAAGTTCTTCCGTGCGGATCACTTCCGTCAGCATTTGAAGCACAGCCATGCAGGAACTAGCGGAAAGTGGACGAACATTCTGGAAAACGCGTGCATGAAGGAGGAAGCACCCCCTGAGAAGAACAACGCCAGTGAAGATGGCAAGGCTGGGAATTCAGGGTCAAAAACATCCCCTTCCAGTGGATGCTGA
- the dspC gene encoding dual specificity phosphatase YVH1 (COG:V;~EggNog:ENOG410PHFA;~InterPro:IPR020422,IPR016278,IPR029021,IPR016130, IPR000387,IPR000340;~PFAM:PF00782;~go_function: GO:0004725 - protein tyrosine phosphatase activity [Evidence IEA];~go_function: GO:0008138 - protein tyrosine/serine/threonine phosphatase activity [Evidence IEA];~go_function: GO:0016791 - phosphatase activity [Evidence IEA];~go_process: GO:0006470 - protein dephosphorylation [Evidence IEA];~go_process: GO:0016311 - dephosphorylation [Evidence IEA]), whose amino-acid sequence MAMNQIPGHNIFIGGVLSLKNKAALTRANITHLVSVLRLQQADKILQDYQRYNIEVDDVDDENLLQHFPAVIKFIQNGLDTGGSVLVHCAMGKSRSATVCIAYLLHRQPKTQTPESALALLREARPLCEPNEGFMEQLRIYHEMGCPGDDVTGHPLYNRWLYRREVEESVACGRAPEMSSVLFEDEQPHKPQDVDRTTEIKCRKCRRMLATTQFIIPHEQQNNSKPSTECAHVFLHPLTWMRPCLFPNTTPSSDAVYGSHPDDAPLSGRLTCPNSVCGQNIGKFAWQGMQCSCGSWIVPAIGLAKARVDVVNRTNFAARSPAAALGIRLPPGMRPNANAVDETGRGNL is encoded by the exons ATGGCTATGAATCAGATTCCCGGTCATAATATTTTCATTGGAGG GGTTCTATCACTCAAGAACAAGGCTGCCTTGACCAGAGCAAATATCACTCACCTGGTCTCCGTGCTACGCCTCCAGCAGGCAGATAAAATCCTCCAAGATTATCAGCGTTATAACATTGAGGTAGACGATGTGGACGACGAAAATCTTTTACAGCATTTCCCCGCTGTCATTAAGTTTATCCAGAATGGTTTAGATACCGGGGGAAGCGTTTTGGTTCATTG TGCTATGGGGAAATCTCGGTCTGCTACTGTCTGCATAGCCTACTTACTCCACCGTCAGCCCAAGACGCAAACGCCCGAGTCAGCGCTGGCGCTGCTGAGGGAGGCGCGTCCCCTCTGCGAACCAAATGAAGGGTTCATGGAGCAGCTGAGGATCTATCATGAGATGGGCTGTCCTGGTGATGATGTCACCGGGCACCCACTGTACAATCGATGGCTGTACCGTCGTGAAGTTGAAGAAAGCGTTGCATGTGGCCGTGCGCCGGAAATGAGCTCGGTACTGTTTGAAGATGAGCAGCCCCATAAGCCGCAGGATGTTGATCGTACGACCGAAATCAAATGTCGTAAGTGTCG GCGCATGCTGGCAACCACCCAGTTCATCATTCCACATGAACAACAAAACAACTCGAAACCAAGCACAGAATGTGCTCACGTTTTTTTACATCCCCTGACATGGATGCGTCCCTGTCTCTTCCCAAACACAACACCTTCCTCCGACGCAGTGTACGGTTCGCATCCTGATGATGCGCCATTATCTGGCCGCCTCACTTGCCCCAATAGCGTCTGCGGCCAGAACATCGGCAAGTTTGCCTGGCAGGGGATGCAGTGCAGCTGTGGCAGCTGGATTGTTCCGGCTATTGGGCTCGCCAAGGCTCGAGTTGACGTTGTGAACCGCACTAACTTCGCCGCACGGTCACCGGCTGCTGCATTGGGCATTCGTTTGCCTCCTGGGATGAGGCCAAATGCAAATGCGGTAGATGAAACGGGGAGGGGGAATCTCTAG
- a CDS encoding AAA-ATPase Vps4-associated 1 family protein (BUSCO:EOG092651K1;~COG:S;~EggNog:ENOG410PPN4;~InterPro:IPR013640;~PFAM:PF08432), whose amino-acid sequence MSLQNTWHHRKVAETAAKACFICYKPSSSVLITPDNKDFFYICPAHLKDRNFCSPVVDTAGPEAKGKEEALAREIEKVKMEYEEKQQRKKEKEKGKDGKEKKDADKDKDAKSDEKERDDKINSLRKQEKAQGQGQGSTSTDDSPRVFSLHKNFYQMRVDRLRNIEMAKRNRQRLQDPSLFPSVPSRGL is encoded by the exons ATGTCCCTCCAAAACACCTGGCATCACCGTAAAGTAGCGGAAACCGCTGCAAAGGCATGTTTCATCTGCTACAAACCCTCGAGTAGTGTTTTGATTACCCCGGATAACAAA GATTTCTTTTACATATGTCCCGCGCATTTGAAAGATCGCAAtttctgctctccagttgtGGATACGGCGGGGCCGGAGGCGAAGGGGAAAGAGGAGGCGTTGGCGAGGGAGATTGAGAAGGTGAAGATGGAGTACGAGGAGAAGcagcagaggaagaaggagaaagaaaaggggaaGGAcgggaaagagaagaaagatgcAGACAAGGACAAGGATGCCAAATCggatgagaaggagagggaCGATAAG ATTAATTCCCTGAGGAAGCAAGAAAAGGCACAGGGACAAGGACAAGGGAGCACATCAACAGACGACTCACCCCGTGTATTCTCTCTGCACAA GAATTTCTATCAAATGCGCGTCGACCGCCTGCGTAATATCGAGATGGCCAAGCGCAATCGTCAACGGTTGCAGGATCCATCGCTGTTCCCGTCTGTTCCGTCGAGGGGTCTTTGA
- a CDS encoding nucleoporin NDC1 (COG:U;~EggNog:ENOG410PIF1;~InterPro:IPR019049;~PFAM:PF09531;~TransMembrane:6 (i21-40o46-72i93-113o146-165i213-232o263-289i)), with translation MAAVRPRPYRRILTSALHRRFVHASALAVLVCYVVAFAIGDKSSFFWSWFPIGGCGIRTVLLFLSYLVVFVLRVGQMHIGSRTTTSSISTVKHLVPLHFIQTFGWYLFSAWWFSEIYKWSRPLSAELEWVKRGKPYERASLNERSLYLYSYHMVLAVVQSVFHLYHDYDRIPITIAKRSPTAEDQRTHPQESVSKKIQLALPGFVRDGVKRSAVVAAICPVFYTLFLRRPAWSFTMYFAKLFWNFPRSAADPPGRIPPIGPGLIFRSLVSGLLLVLCWQTSNLFFSVFISKEPLKRGQPLTGDAKDPNGSLLDGLKAKKETVKTFAFWELCLISQQFADRRKAILNDIDREGGSAWSQILQSATEVIKGISTRIEEKTNPSSGQSAARPAEQTQPVIHSLPRLTEPPKEGNFFASSPEAASRREKFGEAFSTAAKSYGQSSDWTPVARAKARNVFDRASTAVLSPERKQKLLASTQEIRLLTDGDSTAKPENVHPLVAQFLRSPLGQPFRQTYARRLSSIVLGSPYATVSPIIDAIESLNRLLVASLQEDNYGTVQGDVPGVVRLFTDTIKTLEAFINGGLDAHWTDVNFPPSGNPEAQAAARRVPNVDIVLDTLKRCLADLLSVFNPYLRDIGLVGKDLRLAKEAAGLFEDVEMSML, from the exons ATGGCTGCTGTTCGACCTCGACCGTATAGGCGCATTTTGACCTCTGCGCTCCACCGGAGGTTTGTTCATGCTTCTGCTCTGGCGGTCTTGGTCTGCTACGTCGTCGCATTTGCGATTGGGGATAAATCATCCT TCTTCTGGTCATGGTTCCCAATTGGCGGATGCGGAATTCGTACTGTTCTTCTATTTCTCTCGTACTTGGTCGTCTTTGTCCTGCGTGTTGGTCAAATGCACATCGGCTCGAGAACGACCACTTCCTCGATCAGTACCGTTAAGCACCTCGTCCCTCTACATTTCATTCAAACTTTCGGATGGTACCTATTCTCCGCCTGGTGGTTCAGCGAAATCTACAAGTGGTCACGTCCTCTGAGTGCAGAGCTTGAGTGGGTGAAACGCGGCAA ACCATACGAACGTGCAAGCTTGAATGAAAGATCCCTCTACCTCTACAGTTACCATATGGTTCTGGCAGTTGTCCAGTCGGTTTTCCATCTCTACCACGATTACGATCGCATTCCTATCACTATCGCAAAACGCTCGCCCACCGCCGAGGATCAAAGAACACATCCACAGGAGTCGGTTTCCAAGAAGATTCAGCTTGCCTTGCCTGGTTTTGTTAGAGACGGCGTTAAAAGGAGTGCAGTTGTTGCCGCCATTTGTCCTGTCTTCTATACCCTCTTCCTAAGACGTCCAGCATGGAGCTTTACCATGTATTTTGCGAAACTGTTCTGGAATTTCCCACGGTCGGCTGCGGACCCCCCAGGACGCATCCCTCCGATCGGTCCGGGTTTGATTTTCCGTTCTCTTGTTTCCGGGTTGCTGCTTGTCCTTTGCTGGCAAACCTCGAACCTGTTCTTTTCCGTGTTCATCAGCAAGGAGCCTCTTAAGCGAGGCCAGCCTCTTACAGGAGATGCTAAAGATCCTAATGGAAGCCTGTTGGACGGATtgaaggcaaagaaggagACTGTCAAGACGTTTGCGTTTTGGGAGCTGTGTCTTATCAGCCAGCAATTTGCAGACCGCCGGAAAGCGATTCTCAACGACATCGACCGTGAAGGTGGTTCGGCCTGGTCGCAGATTTTGCAATCTGCCACGGAGGTGATCAAAGGTATCTCTACCCGGATCGAGGAGAAGACAAACCCATCGTCAGGGCAAAGCGCCGCCCGGCCAGCCGAACAGACTCAACCCGTTATTCACAGCCTTCCGCGGTTAACAGAGCCTCCCAAGGAGGGCAACTTCTTTGCTTCGTCACCAGAGGCAGCTTCGCGGCGCGAGAAGTTTGGAGAGGCTTTCAGCACAGCGGCCAAGTCGTATGGACAATCGTCAGACTGGACACCGGTCGCTCGTGCTAAGGCTCGCAATGTTTTCGACCGTGCATCTACTGCCGTGCTCAGTCCAGAGAGAAAACAGAAGCTGCTTGCGTCGACACAGGAAATCAGATTGCTCACTGATGGCGATTCGACTGCCAAGCCTGAGAATGTCCACCCGTTGGTTGCACAGTTCCTTCGGTCACCACTGGGTCAACCTTTCCGGCAGACGTATGCCCGACGGCTGTCTAGCATCGTCCTTGGCTCGCCCTACGCGACGGTGAGCCCGATTATTGACGCTATTGAATCGCTGAACCGTCTCCTCGTCGCAAGTCTTCAGGAGGACAACTACGGTACAGTCCAGGGCGATGTCCCCGGTGTTGTGCGTCTCTTTACGGACACAATCAAGACCCTTGAAGCATTTATCAACGGGGGCTTGGATGCGCACTGGACGGATGTCAACTTCCCTCCATCCGGCAATCCGGAGGCACAAGCGGCGGCCCGTCGTGTTCCGAACGTGGACATCGTCCTTGACACGTTGAAGCGGTGTCTCGCAGACTTGTTGTCCGTGTTCAACCCGTACCTGCGGGACATTGGACTTGTGGGCAAGGATCTGAGATTGGCCAAGGAAGCAGCTGGGTTATTTGAAGACGTTGAGATGTCAATGTTATAG
- a CDS encoding SNAP receptor PEP12 (COG:U;~EggNog:ENOG410PK1B;~InterPro:IPR000727,IPR006011,IPR010989,IPR006012;~PFAM:PF05739,PF14523;~TransMembrane:1 (i252-272o);~go_component: GO:0016020 - membrane [Evidence IEA];~go_function: GO:0005484 - SNAP receptor activity [Evidence IEA];~go_process: GO:0006886 - intracellular protein transport [Evidence IEA];~go_process: GO:0016192 - vesicle-mediated transport [Evidence IEA]) — protein MSFDRLNSLESQTTPLRRSDDPQYRDDPEFHRLTETLSNQLFNLTSNISRLSNQIALLGTKRDTDRVRERVHDLLEETRSGFKDVGDGMKKVKAWEDVNPAQKWTQQKLSAEFKSTLEEFQTVQRRALEKQRASAVAARTAMDEGELPPADSEAQQQLQQQQLEQQPRLANQNEVDFQESLIIERESEIRNIEQSVGELNELFRDVAHIVNEQGSQLDIIGENVQNVGSNTQGANSELRSASRYQKNARNKACCLLVILAVILVIIVLAATLG, from the exons ATGTCTTTCGATCGCTTGAACTCCCTGGAATCCCAGACTACCCCTCTCCGTCGTTCCGATGATCCCCAGTATCGTGATGATCCCGAATTCCACCGCCTTACGGAGACCCTCTCCAATCAGTTGTTCAACTTGACGTCGAATATTTCTCGCTTGTCAAACCAGATCGCTCTTCTAGGGACTAAAAGGGATACGGATCGCGTGCGCGAACGAGTACatgatctgctggaggaGACCCGCTCGGGATTCAAGGATGTGGGAGACGGTATGAAGAAAGTAAAGGCGTGGGAGGATGTCAAT CCCGCGCAAAAATGGACACAGCAGAAGCTGTCTGCTGAGTTCAAGAGTACCCTGGAGGAATTCCAGACCGTCCAGCGTCGTGCTCTGGAGAAACAGCGAGCATCTGCCGTCGCTGCTCGCACCGCCATGGATGAAGGCGAACTTCCTCCAGCGGACTCAGAGGCTCAACAGCAGCTACAACAACAACAGTTGGAACAGCAGCCCCGCCTTGCAAACCAGAACGAAGTGGACTTCCAAGAATCCTTGATCATTGAGCGAGAGTCGGAAATCCGCAACATCGAGCAAAGCGTTGGAGAACTTAACGAGCTATTCCGGGATGTCGCGCACATTGTTAATGAGCAAGGTAGTCAGCTGGACATCATCGGTGAGAACGTCCAGAATGTCGGATCCAACACCCAGGGCGCGAATTCCGAGCTTCGAAGCGCCAGCCGGTATCAGAAGAATGCGCGGAATAAGGCGTGCTGTCTGCTCGTCATTCTTGCTGTTATCTTGGTCATCATTGTCCTCGCGGCAACTCTTGGATAA